From Bradyrhizobium sp. 4:
GCTATTACGGACGAGAACGGCTGGGCGTTCACAACCAAGACCGGCATCTACGGAACCGATTACCTTATGCGCGCGCTCGTCACCGCGATCGGGCTTGGCGCCAATCGGCCAGAAGACGCGGTCTATCCGACCTCGCAAAAGGATGCTGAGGGCCGCAAATACAACGGCGCCAACAAATACGTGATGCGTTTCGCCAGGGGCCAGTTGCCCCCGGCGGAGGGATTTTGGTCCCTCACGATGTATGACTCCGGCTATTTCTTCGTCAACAACCCGCTCAACCGTTATTCGATCAGCGCGCGCGAGAAGCTCAAGTCGAACCCGGACGGTTCGGTTGACCTCTACATCCAGAAGGACACACCCGGCAAAGACAAGGAATCCAACTGGCTGCCGTCGCCTCCCGGCGATTTCATCCTGATGCTGCGTCTGTATTGGCCGCGCGAGAAGAACCCCTCGATCATCAATGGATCGTGGAAGATTCCGCCAGTAGCGAAAGTTGCAGTCTAAACCATAAACCAGCGCCGGCTTTCGACACCGGCGTCGGACCGCGCAAACACAATCATCCCTAAAGAGGAGTCAGCACTATGTTGACTAAACGCGATCTGCTTTGCTCTGCTGCGATGACTGCGCTCGTCGCTACAACGGCAAAGTCCACGTCAGCAATTGCGCAGAACAAAGCCGATTGGCCCAGGCTGTTAGAGGCCAAGGATATCGCCGAGCAAGGCTTCATCTATGGCCTGCCAATCGTCATGAACTACGCCATCATGTACGAGTACGCGATAGATCGAAATTCGGGGCAATTCAAGGCGCCGTTCAACCAGATCAAGAACGAGCCCAACGTTTACAGCTACAAGGATACGGCCATTGTCACCCCCAACAGCGACACGCCCTACTCCTTCGTGTGGCTCGATTTGCGGGCGGAGCCGCTGGTGCTCTCGGTGCCGGCGAACGATCCGAAGCGCTACTACTCGATCATGCTATGCGACGGCAATACGTATAATTATGGCTATGTCGGCACCCGAGCCACAGGGAGTGAGGCCGGCGACTACATGGTGGTCGGGCCCGACTGGAAGGGGGACACCCCGGCCGGCATCAAGCAAGTGTTCCGTTCGAGCACACAATTTTCCCTCGCGGGCTATCGCACCCAGCTTTTCGGCCCGGATGATCTCGACAACGTCAAGAAAGTACAGGCCGGCTATAAGGTGCAGCTGCTCTCTGCCTATCTGAAGCAGGCGCCGCCAGCGGCCGCGGTAGCCATCGACTTTCCGAAGATCGACAAGGAACTCGTAAAGAGCAACTTCTTCGAGTTTCTCGACTTTGCGCTGCAGTTCGCACCACCGGAGGCTAAAGAGATCGAGATTCGCGCTCGGCTCGCGCGCATCGGGATTGGTCCAGGCAAGACCTTCAATTTTAAGGACCTGCCACTGGAGCACAAGCTGGAGGTTGGCCTCGGCATGAAGGAGGGCCAGCGGAAGGTCGACGAGGCCGTCGCCAACGCGGGCAAGGCGATCAATGGCTGGCGGGTTAGCGGCCTTCCAGGCAATAGCGCCCACTACAATGGCGACTGGTTGAAGCGTGCCGTCGCCGCTCAGGCCGGCATTTATGGCAATGACCCGGCGGAGGCGACCTATCCGTACACGCGCATCGACAGCGATGGTCGGACGCTCGATGGCAGCAAGGGCAACTACACCCTCACGTTCCCGGCAGGGCAGCAGCCGCCGGTGAATGCCTTCTGGTCGCTCACTATGTACGACGGAAAGTCGCAGCTTCTAATCGAAAACCCGATTAACCGCTATCTGATCAACTCGCCGATGCTGCCGAACATGAAAAAGAATCCGGATGGATCGCTGACGCTTTACATCCAGAATAAGTCGCCGGGCGCGGACAAAGAGGCCAATTGGCTGCCCGCTCCGAATGACACGATCTATCTGGTGATGCGGTTGTACTGGCCGAAGACCGAACCACCTT
This genomic window contains:
- a CDS encoding DUF1254 domain-containing protein, with the protein product MLTKRDLLCSAAMTALVATTAKSTSAIAQNKADWPRLLEAKDIAEQGFIYGLPIVMNYAIMYEYAIDRNSGQFKAPFNQIKNEPNVYSYKDTAIVTPNSDTPYSFVWLDLRAEPLVLSVPANDPKRYYSIMLCDGNTYNYGYVGTRATGSEAGDYMVVGPDWKGDTPAGIKQVFRSSTQFSLAGYRTQLFGPDDLDNVKKVQAGYKVQLLSAYLKQAPPAAAVAIDFPKIDKELVKSNFFEFLDFALQFAPPEAKEIEIRARLARIGIGPGKTFNFKDLPLEHKLEVGLGMKEGQRKVDEAVANAGKAINGWRVSGLPGNSAHYNGDWLKRAVAAQAGIYGNDPAEATYPYTRIDSDGRTLDGSKGNYTLTFPAGQQPPVNAFWSLTMYDGKSQLLIENPINRYLINSPMLPNMKKNPDGSLTLYIQNKSPGADKEANWLPAPNDTIYLVMRLYWPKTEPPSILPPGEGTWKPPGIQAAQ